The Gloeobacter morelensis MG652769 genome contains the following window.
GCGGCCGTCGTCATCGAGGTCAAAGCCGCCCATCACGAGGGCCATCTCGTCGGCGGGCGGTCTTCCCCCGGGCGGATCGACGATGAATAGACCGTAGAGCCCTTTGCTCACGTGGCGGGCCACCGGTGCGACGTGGCAGTGGTAGAGGTGCACCCCAAACGGCTCGGCGTCGAACTCGTAAATCGTCGCAGCCCCATTGCGCACCGGGCGCACGCCGTCCATGGCGCTCGCGTGGATGCCGTGAAAGTGCATCGAATGGGCGTGGCCGCCGTGGTTGACAAACAGCACCCGCACCCGCTCGCCGGCTTTGACCCGCAAAGTCGGACCCGGCACGCGCCCGTTGAAATTCCAGCTCACGAAGGAAACGGCCGGGTTGAGCTGGATGGCATTGGTGCGCGCTTCGATGCGAAATTCGCGCACGGTGCGGCCGTTTTCTTGCTTGAGGGTACCGTAATCAAATTCGCGCAACAGCGCCAGTGGCCGCATACCGCTTACCGGCGGGGCACTCTCAGGTAAAGGCGGCACCCGGGCGCTCTGCCACTGGCGCCACAGCCCAGGCAGTGCCGCCGCCGCCGCTACGGCCCCGGCTCCCGCCGCACCCCAGCCGATCAACTGCCGCCTTCGAAGTTTCATTGGCCCGGAAAATGTACAAATCAGTTCTAACTCAAACAGCCGCGTTCTTTGCGGTGTCCTGCGCAACCGGTAAAGATGGTGCGTGTCCTATGTCAAGGAACGTAAACTCTTGCGTCAGTATGTGGTCCTTTTTCGAGAATAAACATTTCGTGCGGTTAGGATACCCGCAGAGACTCACCTTGGAGGCGTTGGACCATGCGCTTTTTCAGACCGGCCCTCCGCGAAGAGGCCCCATCTACAGACAATCGCCGCAAGATTCTCGATGCTTCCCAGCATCTGTTTGCGCAGCAAGGCTTTGGTAACACGCCGACCAGTCAGATTGCCAAGCGGGCGGGGATCGCCGAGGGGACGATCTTCCGGTACTTTCCGACCAAAAAAGACATTCTTATCGAACTGGTGACCAGCGGTTGGGTGACGATTCTCACCGATTTGCTGACCGAACTGAGCCAGATGGCGAGCTATACCCACGTCGAGAACGTCATGCGCAACCGCATGCGCGACATGCACACGAATATGGACCTGATGAAAGTGTGCTTTTTCGAAGCGCAGTTCCATCCGGACCTGCGCGACCGGGTGCACAGCGAGGTGATCGCCCGCATGCTCGATGTCGCCGAGGATTTTTTCCAGACGGCCATGGACCGGGGCGCCTACCGCCCGATGAATCCGAAGGTGGTGGCGCGGGTGTTTTTGGGGATGTTCACGATCGCGGGCTTCAGCGACCAGACGATGAGCGGCGGTGGCAGTATCGGCCAGATCCTGGAGATGGACGAGATGGTGCGTGGCATCAGCGATATCTTTTTGCACGGTGTGGTCGCCCGGCCCGAATCATAGCGCCTCGGGTGGTTCTCCCGGCTGAAAGTCGCGGCAGAAGGTGTCCCCCGGCCCATGGGGATAGATGGCGCACACCAGCATCGGCGAGTGGGCGTAGTTGCGGCAGCTGGGGCAGATTGCCTCGGTACCCGGGGCCAAACTGGGCGAGAAGCACAGGCGGGCTGCGCGCCAGGAGGGCTGCCCCACGCGGCGCACCGCAAAGCGGCTTTTGAACTGCCGTTCCCGAAAGTCGCGCAGCAGAATGCTCTGGGCCAGTTGCGAGACAAGCGAGGGGGTGGGTGCGCTCATGGGAATCGGTGCAATGCGTCCGGCTCCCATTGTACCGGGCTGTTCCGGCTGGGGGCTTATTCGAGCGTGGCGGCGTACTCGCTGAGTTTGGACAGCTCGACTTTGATGAATTTACCGGCCCCGACCACGCCGCGCCGCCGCAGTTTGTTGAACAAACTGGAGCCGGTTTCGCGCGAGACGTTGATGCACTCGCTGATGTCCTTGACAGTGAGCTTGAGGGGCAACAGCACCGTCGAGCCGTTGGAGTTGCGGTAGCCGTAGCGGTTGGCGAGGCCGGCGAGCAGATTGACTAGGCGGTAGTAGGCGGAGTGAGCGACTGTCTCGTACAGTTGTACCCGGCTGGCTTGAATTTGCTGGTTGCTCCAGGAACACAGGTACAAAAGTCCCTCGGGGGTGGTGCGCAGCGCCGCTAAAAAGTCAGCCGCCGGCCAGGCCAGCAGGCTGTTGTTCTCGATGTGGATGGCGCGCAGTTCGTTGCGGTAGAGGCTGGAGGAGACGAACAGGCGATTGGTCTGCAGCAGATCCCCCGGGCCGGTGACGTGCACAATCGGCACCGCGCGTGCTCCGTAGTAGATGCGCTCGATAAACGCCCCCGCCTCGACCAGATAAACGATCGGCCCGGCGGTGTCGGTGGCCACGGCTTCGCCGGGCCGCAGGCTGATCTTCTGGCAAAGGCTCAAGATGCGCTTGCGTTCTTCGGCCGCGAGAACTTCCAGAAGTGATGAACCCAAGGCGGAGACAGTTACCATAAAGCGCTTTGCAGGTCTTTATTATGATAGCGACGAGATGCCGCCCAGGCGACATGCAGACGGTGCCTCAATCCTGGTAGAGTACCCAGGATGGGCCAAAATAACAGACGGTACCTGCCCGACAGGGCAAGGAGAGGCACAGAGGATGACCACGCACGAAGAAGCGCTTAGCAACGCAGAGCTTCACCTCGCCACCCACCGCGAGGAAGTCGAAGCGGTGATCGCCAGTCTGGCCATGGAGGGCTCGGTTCGCTTTGCCCAGCTCAAAGAAAGCGACAAAGGGCTGATGTGGATCTTCAAGTACGGCACCGTGCGCGTCTTTGTGGTGATGAGCGGCGAATCGAACGACGACACGCTCACGGTCTGGGCACCGGTGATGAAGTTGCCCGAAAATCCCGCCAAAACCGGTGAGCTTTACGCGCACCTCTTGCGCTCCAACTGGCTTGAGACTTGGGAGGCGCGCTTTTGCCTGCGCGAAAACGAGGTGGCTTTGCACACGATGCGCACCCTCGACAGCCTCGACCCCGCCGAAATTTCGCGGGCGATCACGATCGTAGCCACCCTGGCGGACGAGTACGACGAGCCGCTCATTGAGCAGTTCGGCGGGACCGCCCCTTTTCCGGCTTGAACTTTCGCCTGCTGCCCTTGGAGCGCAAGGAGGGCGACGCGCTGATGGCCGC
Protein-coding sequences here:
- a CDS encoding multicopper oxidase domain-containing protein, yielding MKLRRRQLIGWGAAGAGAVAAAAALPGLWRQWQSARVPPLPESAPPVSGMRPLALLREFDYGTLKQENGRTVREFRIEARTNAIQLNPAVSFVSWNFNGRVPGPTLRVKAGERVRVLFVNHGGHAHSMHFHGIHASAMDGVRPVRNGAATIYEFDAEPFGVHLYHCHVAPVARHVSKGLYGLFIVDPPGGRPPADEMALVMGGFDLDDDGRNDIYAFNGVPNYYLRHPIPVYQHQPLRLYLLNMIEWDAAVTFHLHANFFKLLRSGRTLAADEEADVVTMGTAERHILEFAYRDPGTYMFHPHQDAIAENGCMGQFRVLPMDGSATPVEPGHGGHG
- a CDS encoding TetR/AcrR family transcriptional regulator, with the translated sequence MRFFRPALREEAPSTDNRRKILDASQHLFAQQGFGNTPTSQIAKRAGIAEGTIFRYFPTKKDILIELVTSGWVTILTDLLTELSQMASYTHVENVMRNRMRDMHTNMDLMKVCFFEAQFHPDLRDRVHSEVIARMLDVAEDFFQTAMDRGAYRPMNPKVVARVFLGMFTIAGFSDQTMSGGGSIGQILEMDEMVRGISDIFLHGVVARPES
- a CDS encoding Crp/Fnr family transcriptional regulator, whose translation is MVTVSALGSSLLEVLAAEERKRILSLCQKISLRPGEAVATDTAGPIVYLVEAGAFIERIYYGARAVPIVHVTGPGDLLQTNRLFVSSSLYRNELRAIHIENNSLLAWPAADFLAALRTTPEGLLYLCSWSNQQIQASRVQLYETVAHSAYYRLVNLLAGLANRYGYRNSNGSTVLLPLKLTVKDISECINVSRETGSSLFNKLRRRGVVGAGKFIKVELSKLSEYAATLE
- a CDS encoding YbjN domain-containing protein, translated to MTTHEEALSNAELHLATHREEVEAVIASLAMEGSVRFAQLKESDKGLMWIFKYGTVRVFVVMSGESNDDTLTVWAPVMKLPENPAKTGELYAHLLRSNWLETWEARFCLRENEVALHTMRTLDSLDPAEISRAITIVATLADEYDEPLIEQFGGTAPFPA